One window of Salmo salar chromosome ssa11, Ssal_v3.1, whole genome shotgun sequence genomic DNA carries:
- the LOC106593603 gene encoding tetraspanin-18 isoform X2 yields the protein MEGDCLSCIKYLMFIFNFLIFLGGSFLLAVGVWVLVDPMGFREIVAANPLLFTGVYIILAMGAMLFLLGFLGCCGAIRENKCLLLFFFMLILVIFLAELAAAILAFIFREHLTREKFTRDLKRHYQGHNNTDVFTSTWNALMTTFDCCGVNSPEDFEESLFRLLSPDKMVPGVCCQGNGHPGDAVDDLSRDECQKGSMELRYNKGCYSAVVDYFETYIYMAGALAIVVLTIELFAMVFAMCLFRGIDQ from the exons ttAGGAGGCTCCTTCCTGCTTGCTGTGGGTGTGTGGGTACTGGTGGACCCTATGGGCTTCAGGGAGATCGTAGCAGCCAACCCTCTGCTCTTCACTGGGGTCTACATCATCCTGGCCATGGGGGCAATGCTCTTCCTCCTCGGCTTCCTGGGCTGCTGCGGAGCCATCCGGGAGAACAAGTGTCTGCTGCTCTTT ttctTCATGCTCATCCTGGTCATCTTCCTGGCAGAGTTAGCAGCAGCCATCTTGGCCTTCATATTCCGGGAGCAT CTCACCAGAGAGAAGTTTACCAGAGATCTGAAGAGACACTACCAGGGACACAACAACACTGACGTCTTCACCTCCACGTGGAACGCCCTCATGACCACC tttgACTGCTGTGGGGTGAACAGCCCAGAGGACTTTGAGGAAAGCCTGTTCAGGCTCCTCAGCCCAGACAAGATGGTTCCTGGGGTGTGTTGCCAGGGCAACGGTCACCCTGGAGATGCGGTGGATGACCTCAGCCGGGACGAGTGTCAGAAGGGAAGCATGGAGCTCCGCTACAACAAG ggttgTTACTCAGCGGTGGTGGACTATTTTGAGACGTATATCTACATGGCAGGAGCTCTGGCCATTGTTGTCTTGACGATTGAA CTGTTTGCCATGGTGTTTGCCATGTGTCTGTTCAGAGGAATCGACCAGTAA